Proteins from a single region of Oryza brachyantha chromosome 6, ObraRS2, whole genome shotgun sequence:
- the LOC102714384 gene encoding UDP-glycosyltransferase 73C5-like produces MFGGHLIPSVDTALMVATHGAVATIVVTPSYAARVRRTVELTTSGRFGASAGADVRVVALPLDCAAAGLADGSDDIDRIGMELELEYFRALSLLREPLERHLRAAGAPYPTCVVSDFCLPWTQELAASLGVPRVCFFNLGAFSVLCQHNVNRYGAFDGVVGDDVAVVVPGLGDRRFEVTRAQAQAFLTGWDDYDDAVDRALDAADGFVMNTFTGMEPEFVAAYAAARGKKVWTIGPVSLYHRHTMSLAARGRTADIDADECIQWLDTKEPNSVVYVSFGSITHMDPKHVVELGLGLEASGHQFIWVVSNTELYGETVREFLHELAARVAGRGLVIRGWAPQVLILSHVAVGGFVTHCGWNSILEAAVAGLPVVTWPHFSDQFLNEKMAVEVLGIGVSVGITEQVDSQEEGKGNVAGREMVEKAIRSILDGGEEAEERRRRARDLAEKARTTVQEGGSSRDNLFDFVQSFGG; encoded by the coding sequence ATGTTCGGGGGCCATTTGATCCCGTCCGTGGACACGGCGCTGATGGTGGCCACCCACGGCGCGGTGGCCACCATCGTCGTGACTCCGTCCTACGCCGCGCGCGTCCGCCGGACCGTCGAGCTCACCACGTCGGGGCGGTTCGGCGCATcggccggcgccgacgtcAGGGTCGTGGCTCTCCCGCTGGACTGCGCCGCGGCGGGCTTGGCCGATGGAAGCGATGACATCGACAGGATCGGTATGGAGCTCGAGTTGGAATACTTCCGAGCGCTGTCGCTCCTCCGGGAGCCGCTCGAGcgccacctccgcgccgccggcgcgccgtaCCCGACGTGCGTCGTGTCGGACTTCTGCCTGCCGTGGACGCAGGAGCTCGCCGCGAGCCTCGGCGTCCCGCGAGTCTGCTTCTTCAACCTGGGCGCCTTCTCCGTGCTGTGCCAGCACAACGTCAACCGGTACGGTGCCTTCGAtggcgtcgtcggcgacgacgtggcgGTCGTCGTGCCAGGCCTTGGAGACAGGAGGTTTGAGGTGACAAGGGCACAGGCACAGGCGTTCTTAACCGGTTGGGACGACTACGACGACGCCGTGGACCGCGCGCTGGACGCAGCCGACGGCTTCGTCATGAACACCTTCACGGGGATGGAGCCCgagttcgtcgccgcctacgCGGCTGCCAGGGGAAAGAAGGTGTGGACCATCGGGCCAGTGTCTCTGTATCACCGGCACACCATGTCGCTGGCGGCGAGAGGGAGGACGGCGGACATAGACGCCGACGAGTGCATCCAGTGGCTGGACACCAAGGAACCCAACTCCGTCGTCTACGTCAGCTTCGGGAGCATCACGCACATGGATCCAAAGCATGTCGTCGAGCTCGGGCTCGGGCTCGAGGCGTCGGGGCACCAGTTCATCTGGGTGGTCAGTAACACGGAGCTCTACGGCGAGACGGTGCGCGAGTTCTTGCATGAGCTCGCGGcgcgcgtcgccggccgcggcctgGTCATCCGGGGATGGGCGCCGCAGGTGCTGATCCTGTcccacgtcgccgtcggtggcTTCGTGACGCACTGCGGGTGGAACTCGATCCTGgaggcggccgtcgccggATTGCCCGTGGTGACATGGCCGCATTTCTCCGACCAGTTCTTGAACGAGAAGATGGCCGTGGAGGTGCTCGGGATCGGCGTGAGCGTCGGCATCACTGAGCAGGTGGATTCCCAGGAGGAGGGCAAGGGCAATGTGGCTGGGAGGGAGATGGTGGAGAAGGCAATCAGGAGCATACTtgatggaggagaggaagcggaagaaaggaggaggagggcgcgcgACCTGGCCGAGAAAGCGAGGACGACTGTGCAAGAGGGCGGATCGTCTCGTGACAACCTGTTTGACTTTGTTCAGTCTTTCGGGGGGTAA